The Streptomyces sp. Alt3 genome has a segment encoding these proteins:
- a CDS encoding GntR family transcriptional regulator, with protein sequence MPKPAADSAALGLGVDRTSPVPLYHQLAQQLEAAIEQGRLAPGSLLGNELELAARLGLSRPTVRQAIQSLVDKGLMVRRRGIGTQVVHSRIRRPLELSSLYDDLETAGRSPATRVLRNTVEPATPEVAAALGIEEGGDVHLVERVRYAHDEPIALLRNHLPPRLLDLGTERLESTGLYRMMRASGITLHSARQSVGARAATAEEGELLAEPAGAPLLTMERITFDDGGRAVEFGSHVYRASRYAFEFQLLVRP encoded by the coding sequence GTGCCCAAACCCGCCGCCGACTCCGCCGCCCTCGGGCTGGGCGTGGACCGCACCAGTCCCGTCCCGCTCTACCACCAGCTGGCCCAGCAGCTGGAGGCGGCGATCGAGCAGGGGCGCCTGGCGCCGGGCAGTCTCCTCGGCAACGAACTGGAGCTCGCCGCACGGCTCGGGCTGTCCCGGCCGACCGTCCGCCAGGCCATCCAGTCGCTCGTCGACAAGGGCCTGATGGTGCGCCGGCGGGGCATCGGCACCCAGGTCGTGCACAGCCGCATCAGGCGCCCGCTCGAACTGAGCAGCCTCTACGACGACCTGGAGACCGCCGGCCGGAGCCCGGCGACCCGGGTCCTGCGCAACACGGTCGAGCCGGCGACCCCCGAGGTCGCCGCCGCGCTCGGGATCGAGGAGGGCGGCGACGTCCACCTCGTCGAGCGGGTGCGTTACGCGCACGACGAGCCGATAGCACTCCTGCGCAACCACCTGCCGCCGCGGCTGCTCGACCTCGGTACCGAGCGGCTGGAGTCGACCGGCCTGTACCGGATGATGCGCGCCTCGGGGATAACGCTGCACAGCGCCCGGCAGTCCGTGGGGGCCCGCGCCGCCACCGCCGAGGAGGGCGAACTGCTCGCGGAGCCCGCCGGGGCGCCCCTGCTCACGATGGAGCGCATCACCTTCGACGACGGCGGCCGGGCGGTCGAATTCGGCTCGCACGTCTACCGGGCCTCGCGGTACGCCTTCGAGTTCCAGCTGCTGGTCCGGCCCTGA
- a CDS encoding DMT family transporter, which produces MSSAVLPALARPRRAWVTDLPLLLVAAVWGASYLAAKGITTTHTVIAVLVLRFAVVLPALAVAARRGLRALSRAQWRGAGLLGLVLSGIFLLETYGVVHTSATNAGLIISLTMIFTPLAEAAVTRVRPPAAFLAAAGLSVAGVVLLTQGGGFTSPSAGDLLMLLAALARTVHVLLMARIKAVQDADSLSLTTVQLGSAVAVFAVLAAVPGTGAAPWTVAADFGASEWAGLLFLAVFCTLFAFFVQMWSVRRTSPSRVSLLLGTEPLWAAATGIAIGGERLGALGVLGAVLVLAGTAWGRRRADVTP; this is translated from the coding sequence GTGTCCTCTGCCGTCCTGCCCGCCCTCGCCCGCCCCCGCCGGGCGTGGGTCACCGATCTGCCGCTCCTGCTCGTCGCCGCCGTGTGGGGCGCCAGCTATCTCGCGGCCAAGGGCATCACCACCACGCACACGGTGATCGCCGTCCTCGTGCTCCGTTTCGCCGTCGTGCTGCCGGCGCTGGCCGTCGCCGCACGGCGGGGACTGCGGGCACTGAGCCGCGCGCAGTGGCGGGGCGCCGGCCTCCTGGGGCTCGTACTCAGCGGGATCTTCCTGCTCGAGACGTACGGTGTCGTGCACACGTCGGCCACCAATGCCGGGCTGATCATCAGCCTCACGATGATCTTCACCCCGCTGGCCGAGGCCGCCGTGACCCGGGTCCGGCCGCCCGCCGCCTTCCTCGCGGCGGCGGGACTCTCGGTCGCCGGTGTGGTGCTGCTGACCCAGGGCGGCGGCTTCACCAGCCCGTCGGCGGGCGATCTGCTGATGCTGCTCGCCGCCCTCGCCCGCACGGTCCACGTCCTGCTGATGGCGCGCATCAAGGCGGTCCAGGACGCCGACTCGCTGTCCCTGACCACGGTGCAGCTCGGCAGCGCGGTCGCGGTCTTCGCCGTACTGGCGGCGGTTCCCGGTACCGGGGCGGCGCCCTGGACGGTGGCGGCGGACTTCGGCGCTTCCGAATGGGCGGGGCTGCTCTTCCTCGCCGTCTTCTGCACCCTGTTCGCGTTCTTCGTGCAGATGTGGTCGGTACGCCGCACCTCGCCGTCCCGGGTCAGCCTGCTGCTCGGTACGGAACCCCTCTGGGCCGCCGCCACCGGCATCGCGATCGGCGGCGAACGGCTCGGCGCCCTGGGGGTGCTCGGCGCCGTACTCGTGCTGGCGGGCACCGCGTGGGGGCGCCGACGGGCCGACGTCACCCCTTGA
- a CDS encoding sensor histidine kinase — protein MTRTEYRWLLPSSLADDELPGDRGRSRRTVRDWAVDITLFLCAAGFGMSVLAAIEADATTPGGVLLADSLVGAAACCGLWARRRWPVGVAVTLTAVSLVEPVAAGAMLISLFGLAVHRPFRPVAFIGAVALAVAPVQPMLRPDPGTSFVASSVIGVLLVLLVLSWGMVVRSRRQLVVTLRERARRAETEAALRAEQAQRLAREAIAREMHDVLAHRLTLLSVHAGALEFRPDAPTAEVARAAGVIRDSAHEALQDLREIIGVLRAPGESEDGNRPQPTLVTLDALVDESRSAGMEVTLDNRVADPERAPAATGRTVYRIAREALTNARKHAPGAPVGVTVAGGPGDGLSIEVDNPAPDVPFDPVPGSGQGLIGLTERANLAGGSLDHGPRPGGGFTVRARLPWPA, from the coding sequence ATGACACGTACGGAGTACCGCTGGCTGCTGCCCTCGTCCCTGGCCGACGACGAGCTGCCCGGCGACCGGGGCAGGTCGCGCCGGACCGTGCGGGACTGGGCCGTCGACATCACCCTCTTCCTGTGCGCCGCAGGTTTCGGGATGAGCGTCCTCGCGGCGATCGAGGCGGACGCCACCACACCGGGCGGGGTCCTCCTCGCCGACTCGCTCGTCGGGGCGGCGGCCTGCTGCGGGCTCTGGGCCAGGCGGCGATGGCCGGTCGGGGTCGCCGTGACCCTCACGGCCGTCAGCCTCGTCGAACCCGTCGCGGCCGGGGCCATGCTGATCAGCCTGTTCGGCCTCGCCGTGCACCGGCCGTTCAGGCCCGTGGCGTTCATCGGCGCGGTAGCCCTGGCAGTCGCCCCGGTACAGCCGATGCTGCGCCCCGACCCCGGCACCTCGTTCGTCGCCTCCAGCGTCATCGGCGTCCTGCTGGTCCTCCTCGTGCTCAGCTGGGGCATGGTCGTACGGTCACGGCGCCAGCTGGTCGTCACGCTGCGCGAACGCGCACGGCGGGCCGAGACCGAGGCGGCGCTCCGCGCCGAGCAGGCCCAGCGCCTCGCGCGGGAGGCCATCGCCCGCGAGATGCACGACGTCCTCGCCCACCGGCTGACCCTGCTCAGCGTCCACGCGGGCGCACTCGAGTTCCGGCCCGACGCGCCCACCGCCGAGGTCGCGAGGGCCGCCGGTGTCATCCGGGACAGTGCCCACGAGGCCCTCCAGGACCTTCGCGAGATCATCGGTGTGCTGCGCGCACCGGGTGAGAGCGAGGACGGCAACCGGCCGCAGCCCACCCTCGTCACCCTGGACGCCCTGGTCGACGAGTCGCGCTCGGCCGGCATGGAGGTCACCCTCGACAACCGCGTCGCGGACCCGGAGCGGGCGCCCGCGGCGACCGGACGCACCGTCTACCGCATCGCCCGGGAAGCGCTGACCAACGCCCGGAAGCACGCTCCCGGAGCCCCCGTCGGGGTGACCGTCGCCGGCGGCCCCGGCGACGGACTGAGCATCGAGGTCGACAACCCCGCTCCCGACGTGCCCTTCGACCCCGTCCCCGGGTCCGGCCAGGGGCTCATCGGGCTCACCGAACGGGCGAACCTGGCCGGCGGCAGCCTGGACCACGGGCCCCGGCCCGGCGGAGGGTTCACGGTCCGGGCCCGGCTACCGTGGCCGGCATGA
- a CDS encoding sugar ABC transporter substrate-binding protein gives MARVRTGVRAMGAVLATVLAASLAGCSSTGGKRAEERAAQQAAEGRSAVNTPRWTFAMVTHSGDGDTFWDIVQKGAQQAARKDNINFLYSHNDEGQQQAELVQTAIDKKVDGLIVSLAKPDSMKTVVAKAVKAGIPVITVNSGSAESKAFGALTHIGQDESIAGEAVGDELNTRKRKKVLCVLHEQGNVGHEQRCAGAKKTFGGTMQNLYVDGTNMPDVQASIEAKLDSDRSIDAVVTLGAPFAAAAVKAKKTAGSKAEIDTFDLNASVATGLQDKTLGFAVDQQPYLQGYEAVDLLWLYRYNQNVLGGGLPVLTGPQVITRDDADALAEYTNRGTR, from the coding sequence GTGGCAAGGGTTCGGACAGGGGTACGCGCGATGGGCGCCGTGCTGGCAACGGTACTGGCGGCCTCCCTCGCGGGATGCAGCAGCACCGGCGGCAAGCGGGCGGAGGAACGCGCCGCCCAGCAGGCCGCCGAGGGCCGGTCCGCGGTGAACACGCCCCGCTGGACGTTCGCCATGGTCACCCACTCGGGTGATGGCGACACCTTCTGGGACATCGTCCAGAAGGGTGCCCAGCAGGCGGCCCGGAAGGACAACATCAACTTCCTGTACTCGCACAACGACGAGGGCCAGCAGCAGGCCGAGCTCGTCCAGACCGCGATCGACAAGAAGGTCGACGGCCTGATCGTCTCCCTGGCCAAGCCCGACTCGATGAAGACCGTCGTGGCCAAGGCCGTCAAGGCGGGCATCCCCGTCATCACCGTGAACTCGGGATCCGCCGAGTCCAAGGCATTCGGCGCCCTCACCCACATCGGCCAGGACGAGTCCATCGCGGGCGAGGCCGTCGGCGACGAGCTGAACACGCGGAAGCGCAAGAAGGTGCTCTGCGTCCTGCACGAGCAGGGCAACGTCGGCCACGAGCAGCGCTGCGCGGGAGCGAAGAAGACGTTCGGCGGCACGATGCAGAACCTCTACGTCGACGGCACCAACATGCCCGACGTCCAGGCGTCCATCGAGGCCAAGCTCGACTCGGACAGGAGCATCGACGCGGTCGTCACCCTCGGCGCGCCCTTCGCCGCCGCCGCCGTCAAGGCGAAGAAGACCGCGGGAAGCAAGGCCGAGATCGACACCTTCGACCTCAACGCGAGCGTCGCCACCGGACTGCAGGACAAGACCCTCGGCTTCGCCGTCGACCAGCAGCCCTACCTCCAGGGGTACGAGGCCGTGGACCTGCTCTGGCTCTACCGCTACAACCAGAACGTGCTCGGCGGCGGCCTGCCCGTCCTGACCGGCCCCCAGGTCATCACCCGCGACGACGCCGACGCGCTGGCGGAGTACACGAACCGGGGGACCCGATGA
- a CDS encoding cytochrome P450 family protein: protein MPVVDLRDARDFSANPYPYYAKMRAEGPVHEVRTDDLERIWMIVGYEEARAALADQRFSKDWRTTEHWSVSGNPINANMLETDPPHHTRLRKLVAREFTPRRIEALRPRVEEITAGLLDAMVPAGRADLIDAFAFPLPMTVICELLGVPDIDRDSFRLLSNAIVTPESREKESEAVHAMGAYLVELIEDKRRAPGDDLMSALIQAHHDDGDRLSPDELIGMAFLLLVAGHETTVNLISNGVRALLDHPGQLALLRDRPELIDGAVEEMLRYDGPVGTATFRFTREAVRIGQVVIPRGEAVLVALGSADRDPGRYPDPDTFDIRREAQGHLAFGHGIHFCLGAPLARMEGRIAIAALLERCPGLARDPEGGEPDWLPGLLLRGVRRLPVRW from the coding sequence ATGCCAGTGGTCGATCTGCGTGACGCGCGGGACTTCAGCGCGAATCCTTATCCGTACTACGCGAAGATGCGCGCCGAGGGGCCGGTGCACGAGGTGCGCACCGACGACCTGGAGCGGATCTGGATGATCGTCGGTTACGAGGAGGCCCGCGCGGCCCTGGCCGACCAAAGGTTCAGCAAGGACTGGCGGACGACGGAGCACTGGTCCGTGTCGGGCAACCCGATCAACGCCAACATGCTGGAGACGGACCCCCCGCACCACACGCGGCTGCGCAAGCTCGTGGCCCGCGAGTTCACCCCCCGGCGGATCGAGGCACTCCGCCCGCGGGTGGAGGAGATCACCGCCGGTCTGCTGGACGCGATGGTCCCGGCCGGCCGTGCCGATCTCATCGACGCGTTCGCCTTCCCACTGCCCATGACCGTTATCTGCGAACTTCTCGGCGTGCCCGACATCGACCGGGACTCCTTCCGCCTGCTCTCCAACGCGATCGTCACCCCCGAGTCCCGGGAGAAGGAGAGCGAGGCGGTGCACGCGATGGGCGCCTACCTCGTGGAGCTGATCGAGGACAAGCGCCGCGCACCGGGCGACGACCTGATGAGCGCCCTGATCCAGGCGCACCACGACGACGGCGACCGTCTGTCGCCGGACGAACTGATCGGCATGGCCTTCCTGCTCCTGGTCGCCGGCCACGAGACGACCGTGAACCTGATCTCCAACGGTGTGCGCGCGCTGCTCGACCACCCCGGGCAACTGGCCCTGCTCCGCGACCGGCCGGAGCTGATCGACGGAGCGGTCGAGGAGATGCTCCGCTACGACGGTCCCGTCGGGACGGCGACCTTCCGCTTCACCCGCGAAGCCGTCCGCATCGGTCAGGTCGTCATCCCGAGGGGAGAGGCGGTGCTGGTCGCGCTCGGTTCCGCAGACCGGGACCCCGGCCGCTACCCGGATCCGGACACCTTCGACATCCGGCGTGAGGCCCAGGGGCATCTGGCCTTCGGCCACGGCATCCACTTCTGCCTGGGCGCCCCGCTGGCCCGGATGGAGGGCAGGATCGCGATCGCCGCACTCCTGGAGCGCTGCCCCGGACTCGCACGGGACCCGGAGGGCGGGGAGCCGGACTGGCTGCCAGGACTGCTCCTGCGGGGAGTCCGCCGTCTCCCCGTGCGCTGGTGA
- the alc gene encoding allantoicase produces MTATPHFTGDASPYGGGDPYADYRTADFPFTHLVDLADRRLGAGVIAANDEFFAERENLLKPEPAEFDPERFGHKGKIMDGWETRRRRGTGAADPHPTDEDHDWALVRLGAPGVVRGLIVDTAHFRGNYPQSVSVEATSLPGSPSPEDLLAPDVKWTTLVPRTAVGGHAANGFAVDAGQRFTHLRVNQHPDGGIARLRVHGEVAPDPGWLAALGTFDLAALENGGEVEDASDRFYSPATNTIAPGRSRKMDDGWETRRRRDKGNDWIRYRLADRSEIRAVEIDTAYLKGNAAGWAAISVRDGEGAEWADLLPRTRLQPDTNHRFVLPAPVRGTHVRIDIFPDGGISRLRLFGSLTEEGAARLAARHEALGG; encoded by the coding sequence ATGACGGCGACACCGCACTTCACCGGCGACGCGAGCCCGTACGGGGGAGGCGACCCGTACGCCGACTACCGCACCGCCGACTTCCCCTTCACCCACCTCGTCGACCTCGCCGACCGGCGTCTCGGTGCGGGGGTCATCGCCGCCAACGACGAGTTCTTCGCCGAGCGCGAGAACCTTCTGAAGCCGGAGCCCGCCGAGTTCGACCCCGAGCGCTTCGGGCACAAGGGCAAGATCATGGACGGCTGGGAGACCCGCCGCCGGCGCGGTACCGGCGCCGCCGACCCGCACCCCACCGACGAGGACCACGACTGGGCGCTCGTGCGCCTCGGTGCTCCCGGCGTGGTGCGCGGGCTGATAGTCGACACCGCGCACTTCCGCGGCAACTACCCGCAGTCGGTCTCCGTCGAGGCGACCTCGCTGCCCGGCTCCCCGTCCCCCGAGGACCTCCTCGCGCCCGACGTGAAGTGGACAACCCTCGTCCCGCGCACGGCAGTCGGCGGCCACGCGGCCAACGGCTTCGCCGTCGACGCGGGGCAGCGCTTCACCCACCTGCGGGTCAACCAGCACCCAGACGGGGGCATCGCCCGGCTGCGCGTCCACGGCGAGGTGGCACCCGACCCCGGGTGGCTGGCCGCCCTCGGTACGTTCGACCTGGCCGCCCTGGAGAACGGCGGCGAGGTCGAGGACGCGTCCGACCGCTTCTACTCGCCGGCCACCAACACCATCGCACCGGGCAGGTCCCGCAAGATGGACGACGGCTGGGAGACCCGCCGCCGGCGGGACAAGGGCAACGACTGGATCCGGTACCGGCTGGCGGACCGGTCGGAGATCCGGGCCGTCGAGATCGACACCGCCTACCTCAAGGGCAACGCGGCGGGCTGGGCGGCGATTTCGGTCCGTGACGGCGAAGGCGCCGAGTGGGCGGACCTCCTGCCCCGGACCCGTCTCCAGCCCGACACGAACCACCGCTTCGTCCTGCCGGCACCCGTGCGCGGCACGCACGTCAGGATCGACATCTTCCCGGACGGCGGGATCTCCCGGCTGCGGCTCTTCGGCTCGCTGACCGAGGAAGGGGCGGCGCGGCTGGCCGCACGTCACGAGGCGCTCGGCGGATAG
- a CDS encoding response regulator transcription factor has protein sequence MSTPTSSEATPVRLAVVDDDPLVRAGLALMLGGATGIDIVGEGADGTQVAALVDRTHPDVVLMDIRMPGMDGLAATEELRRRPGAPEVIVLTTFHADEQVLRAIRAGAAGFVLKDTPPAQIVEAVLRVAAGEPVLSPAVTRRLMVRAAGEGADDGTARRRRARQRFAGLGEREQDVASAVGRGSSNAEIAAELHLSVATVKTHVSRILARLGLNNRVQIALLVHDAGLLHEDEDGAGGTGIG, from the coding sequence ATGAGCACTCCCACGTCTTCGGAGGCAACACCCGTCCGGCTGGCCGTCGTCGACGACGACCCGCTCGTGCGCGCCGGACTCGCCCTGATGCTCGGCGGCGCCACGGGCATCGACATCGTCGGTGAGGGCGCCGACGGCACCCAGGTCGCCGCCCTCGTCGACCGTACGCACCCCGACGTCGTGCTCATGGACATCCGGATGCCGGGCATGGACGGGCTGGCCGCGACCGAGGAACTCCGGCGCCGGCCCGGCGCCCCCGAGGTCATCGTCCTGACCACCTTCCACGCCGACGAGCAGGTCCTGAGGGCCATCCGCGCGGGCGCGGCGGGATTCGTCCTCAAGGACACCCCGCCCGCGCAGATCGTCGAGGCGGTTCTGCGGGTCGCCGCCGGTGAGCCCGTCCTCTCGCCCGCCGTCACCCGCAGGCTGATGGTCCGGGCCGCGGGCGAAGGGGCGGACGACGGTACGGCCCGAAGGAGACGTGCCCGGCAGCGGTTCGCCGGGCTCGGGGAACGCGAGCAGGACGTCGCCTCCGCCGTGGGGAGGGGCAGCTCCAACGCGGAGATCGCCGCCGAACTCCATCTGAGCGTGGCCACCGTGAAGACGCACGTGTCCCGGATCCTCGCCAGGCTCGGGCTCAACAACCGTGTGCAGATCGCCCTGTTGGTACACGACGCGGGACTCCTCCATGAGGACGAGGACGGGGCGGGAGGCACCGGCATAGGCTGA
- a CDS encoding TetR/AcrR family transcriptional regulator, which yields MGGARLDGRVERGNQTRQLVLGRAVHVASTEGLEGLSLGRLATELKLSKSGVFALFGSKEELQLATVRAAVAVFVEHVLTPTRAAPPGLGRVWRMCESWLSYSQRRVFSGGCFFYATIAEFDSREGKVHDALASTQTGWVTFVEETVEEARARGELAADTDVSQLAFELIAFMELANAESVLHNNNPGYTKATRAILGRLHAAATAPSSLPAIPDRK from the coding sequence ATGGGTGGAGCGCGGCTGGACGGACGGGTCGAGCGGGGGAACCAGACCCGGCAACTGGTCCTGGGGCGCGCGGTCCACGTCGCCTCGACCGAAGGACTGGAGGGGCTGTCGCTCGGCCGGCTGGCCACTGAGCTGAAGCTGAGCAAGAGCGGCGTGTTCGCCCTCTTCGGCTCCAAGGAGGAGCTGCAGCTCGCCACCGTGCGCGCCGCCGTGGCCGTCTTCGTCGAACACGTGCTGACACCGACCAGGGCGGCCCCACCCGGCCTGGGCCGCGTCTGGCGGATGTGCGAGAGCTGGCTCTCCTACTCGCAGCGCCGGGTGTTCAGCGGCGGCTGCTTCTTCTACGCGACCATCGCCGAGTTCGACTCCAGGGAGGGCAAGGTGCACGACGCGCTGGCCTCCACACAGACGGGCTGGGTCACCTTCGTGGAGGAGACCGTCGAGGAGGCCCGGGCACGGGGCGAGCTCGCCGCGGACACGGACGTCTCGCAGCTCGCCTTCGAGCTCATCGCGTTCATGGAGCTGGCCAACGCGGAGTCCGTGCTGCACAACAACAACCCCGGCTACACCAAGGCCACGCGGGCCATCCTGGGGCGGCTGCACGCCGCCGCCACCGCCCCTTCCTCGCTACCCGCGATCCCCGATCGCAAATAA
- a CDS encoding aldo/keto reductase: MSQTPPPVRNLHDGSTIPAVGLGTWPLDDEAAEKAVAGALQLGYRLVDTALNYGNETGTGRGIARSGVPRQELFVTTKVPGRHHGYEETLASFEVSRGNLGLEYVDLYLIHWPLPRVDKYVDTWRAMIKLREDGLVRAIGVSNFTAGHLDRLERETGVLPVVNQIEMHPLLPQEELRAVHTAKGIVTESWSPLARGRQVLQAPEVVAAAEAHGVTPGQVVLRWHTQLGAVPIPKSADPGRQRENLDLFGFELTQQELDRIGARPTHRFGGDPETHEEF; the protein is encoded by the coding sequence ATGAGCCAGACACCGCCCCCGGTCCGCAACCTCCACGACGGCAGCACCATCCCCGCGGTCGGCCTCGGCACCTGGCCGCTCGACGACGAGGCGGCGGAGAAGGCCGTCGCCGGAGCGCTGCAGCTCGGCTACCGGCTCGTGGACACCGCGCTGAACTACGGGAACGAGACCGGCACCGGCCGCGGGATCGCCCGCTCCGGGGTGCCGCGGCAGGAGCTCTTCGTCACGACCAAGGTGCCCGGCCGCCACCACGGCTACGAGGAGACTCTGGCGTCCTTCGAGGTGTCGCGGGGGAACCTGGGGCTGGAGTACGTCGACCTCTACCTCATCCACTGGCCGCTGCCCCGGGTGGACAAGTACGTCGACACCTGGAGGGCGATGATCAAGCTCCGTGAGGACGGCCTCGTACGGGCCATCGGCGTCTCCAACTTCACGGCCGGGCACCTGGACCGGCTGGAGCGGGAGACGGGGGTGCTGCCCGTGGTGAACCAGATCGAGATGCATCCGCTGCTGCCTCAGGAGGAGCTGCGGGCGGTGCACACCGCCAAGGGCATCGTCACGGAGAGCTGGAGTCCGCTGGCCAGGGGACGTCAGGTCCTCCAGGCACCGGAGGTGGTCGCGGCGGCCGAGGCGCACGGCGTGACGCCGGGCCAGGTCGTGCTGCGCTGGCACACGCAGCTGGGGGCTGTGCCGATCCCGAAGTCCGCCGATCCCGGGCGGCAGCGGGAGAACCTGGACCTCTTCGGCTTCGAGCTGACGCAGCAGGAGCTGGACCGGATCGGGGCCCGGCCGACGCACCGCTTCGGCGGGGACCCCGAGACGCACGAGGAGTTCTGA
- a CDS encoding putative quinol monooxygenase, producing MIFIAVRFTVRSAERDNWLPAVEEFTLATRQEPGNLFFDWSYSVENPDQFVLLEAFASQEAGVAHVNSEHFKAAIDTMSELVSEVPEIINVEVPGDDWSRMSEVTPRNR from the coding sequence ATGATCTTCATCGCCGTCAGGTTCACCGTGCGCAGCGCCGAGCGTGACAACTGGCTCCCGGCCGTCGAGGAGTTCACCCTGGCCACCCGTCAGGAGCCGGGCAACCTCTTCTTCGACTGGTCCTACAGCGTCGAGAATCCCGACCAGTTCGTCCTGCTGGAGGCGTTCGCCTCGCAGGAGGCCGGCGTGGCGCATGTGAACTCCGAGCACTTCAAGGCCGCGATCGACACCATGTCGGAGCTCGTCAGCGAGGTCCCGGAGATCATCAACGTCGAGGTGCCCGGGGACGACTGGTCCCGGATGTCGGAGGTCACCCCGCGCAACCGGTGA
- a CDS encoding Gfo/Idh/MocA family protein — translation MRIGLIGTGRIGSFHADVLARHPAVASLVVTDPDAARAARVAARTGATPVASAGELLGAGVDAVVIASATSAHADLIGRAARAGLPAFCEKPVALDLAGTLGALREVERAGSVLQIGFMRRFDAGYAAARTAVRGGHLGRLHTVRAATSDPAPPPAAYLPLSGGLFRDCLVHDFDILRWVTGREVTEVYATGSDAGPAIFREAGDVDTAAALLTLDDGTLATATATRCNGAGYDVRMELAGERDQIAVGLDDRTPLTSAEPQGPPAPAKPWPGFLERFAPAYEAELDAFLGVVRGGTANPCDGREALHALRIAEACELSREQRRPVRMTEIAED, via the coding sequence ATGCGCATCGGACTCATCGGCACGGGCCGGATCGGTTCCTTCCACGCGGACGTCCTCGCACGCCATCCCGCCGTCGCCTCCCTCGTGGTGACGGACCCGGACGCCGCCCGCGCGGCGCGGGTCGCGGCGCGGACCGGAGCCACCCCCGTCGCGTCCGCCGGGGAACTGCTCGGCGCGGGGGTGGACGCGGTGGTGATCGCCTCGGCCACCTCGGCGCACGCGGACCTCATCGGCCGTGCGGCTCGGGCCGGTCTGCCGGCCTTCTGCGAGAAGCCGGTCGCGCTGGACCTGGCGGGGACACTGGGCGCGCTGCGCGAGGTCGAGCGGGCGGGCAGTGTGCTCCAGATCGGTTTCATGCGCCGCTTCGACGCGGGGTACGCCGCGGCGCGCACCGCCGTGCGCGGCGGTCACCTCGGCCGCCTGCACACCGTGCGGGCGGCGACGTCCGATCCCGCTCCCCCGCCCGCCGCGTATCTGCCGCTCTCCGGCGGCCTGTTCAGGGACTGCCTGGTGCACGACTTCGACATCCTGCGGTGGGTGACGGGCCGTGAGGTGACGGAGGTGTACGCCACCGGGTCGGACGCGGGCCCCGCGATCTTCCGGGAGGCCGGCGACGTGGACACCGCGGCGGCGCTGCTGACCCTGGACGACGGCACGCTCGCCACGGCCACCGCCACCCGCTGCAACGGGGCCGGATACGACGTACGCATGGAACTGGCGGGCGAGCGTGACCAGATCGCGGTCGGCCTCGACGACCGTACGCCGCTGACGTCGGCCGAGCCGCAGGGTCCACCCGCGCCGGCCAAGCCGTGGCCGGGCTTCCTGGAGCGGTTCGCCCCGGCTTACGAGGCCGAACTGGACGCGTTCCTCGGCGTCGTGCGCGGCGGGACGGCGAACCCGTGCGACGGCAGGGAGGCGCTGCACGCGCTGCGCATCGCCGAGGCGTGCGAACTGTCGCGCGAGCAGCGCCGTCCCGTACGGATGACGGAGATCGCCGAGGACTGA
- a CDS encoding dihydrofolate reductase family protein, with the protein MAKLTLTTFVSLDGVMQGPGGPDEDTTGGFEYGGWTVPFADEGMGAFVSEVFDRSGAYLLGRRTYDIFSSYWPLVTDPQDPIAARLNTLPKHVVSRTLTDPEWENTTVVAGDVPAEVARLKERTAEGELQIHGSGTLAQSLLAHDLIDEVNLIVHPVYLGGGRRLFADGGQPTAFELTGARTTGSGIAIHTYRPAGRARFGTFEPQG; encoded by the coding sequence ATGGCGAAGCTGACCCTCACCACGTTCGTGTCGCTCGACGGAGTGATGCAGGGCCCCGGGGGCCCGGACGAGGACACCACCGGCGGGTTCGAGTACGGCGGCTGGACGGTGCCCTTCGCCGACGAAGGCATGGGGGCCTTCGTCAGCGAGGTCTTCGACCGCTCGGGTGCCTATCTCCTCGGACGGCGTACGTATGACATCTTCTCGTCCTACTGGCCCTTGGTCACCGACCCGCAGGACCCCATCGCCGCCCGTCTGAACACCCTGCCCAAGCACGTCGTCTCCCGCACACTGACCGACCCGGAGTGGGAGAACACCACGGTCGTCGCGGGTGACGTACCGGCCGAGGTCGCGCGGCTGAAGGAGCGGACGGCGGAAGGGGAGCTACAGATCCACGGCAGCGGCACGCTGGCGCAGTCCCTCCTGGCGCACGACCTGATCGACGAGGTCAACCTGATCGTCCACCCCGTCTACCTGGGCGGGGGCAGGCGCCTCTTCGCGGACGGCGGGCAGCCGACGGCCTTCGAGCTGACCGGTGCCCGGACCACCGGGAGCGGCATCGCGATCCACACCTACCGGCCTGCGGGGCGTGCGCGGTTCGGGACTTTCGAGCCCCAGGGATGA